TTGGGAAAACAGAGGTTAGCCTAGTGATCAGTGGAGTGTGTAACAACACTTAAGACTCGACACTAATTAAATtcactaaaaagaaaatttgaacagataaGGACAAAAAACTACGATCTGTTACACtgttaaaaataagcataaaaacTATGATATTTCAGGAGAGCAGTGATGTGGGATCATGGCACAGAATTATAATTCTGAAGAACAAAAtgttctggggctcctgggtggctcagtgggttaagcctctgccttcagctcaggtaatgatcccagggtcccgggatcgagccccacatcaggctctctgctcggcggggagcctgcttccccctctctccgcctgcctctctgcgtacttgtgatctctgtcaaataaataatcgtattaaaaaaaaaaaaaaaaggacaaaatgttCTGTCCGGAGGGGTTTCCAGCTGCACTCCCTCCAGAGGCAGGCGCCAGAAACCATCCGGTGGGCCGAGGCCCTGCGAGGAGGCTAGGGCGGCCCTGCAGCCTGGGTGCTCCACAGAGGGGCTGTGACAGTGGCCTTTGTGGGGCGTGGTGAGCACGTGCATGCAGAGCTGCCGGGGAAGAGCCCCAGGCCTGCAGGTGTGACCACGCAAGCCTCTTGGGAGACAGGGCAGGGTCTTAGAACAGATACATGGGGCCCCAAGGCAGCGGCTGGCTGTTCCATTGTCCTTTGCACTTGATATAAAGAATGGCGACATGTGCATTTAACGAATGGTGTCTTGTGGGGGCGGGGCTTTGTCTCAGACCATAAAGCAGATGCAGCAGAGGATGCTGGAACTCAGAAAGACTCTCCAGAAGGAACTGGTAAGTGCCCCTCTTCTGCCTCATGCCTGTTGAAGCCCACCCATCCCCACCGATGGCAAGAGACTTCTGGAAAGCCAGACGTTGGCTTGTGGGACAACAGCCCTGCCAGCTTGAACAGGCCTCTGCCAAGTAGCCGCGGGACTGTGGGCATGTGGCGTCCTTGCCTGGGCCCGTTGGTGCTCTTAGAAGTCAGTGACATGACTGTGCGCCACGTGTGGATGGGACGGTGCCGGGCCCAGACCTAGAGGAGCAGCGCCTCTGCCCCCTGTGGGGTGCTCCCTGCCCCAGAGGTGTCCTGACCCGGGTAAAGGAAATGTCTGAACTTCCCTGATGACCTCTCCTTCATCAGCGGCCACCGCACTGGAGGGGCCGAGCCTTCCTGGGGCCCAGAAGGCACTCCGTGCCCACGGGGGGCCCTGTCATGCTGCCCTGCGCGGGGCCTGGTAAAGGAACGGCCTGTGGTCACTGCATGGGCCCCGGGATCTCCCGGGGGGTTTGCACACCTGACTTGGGGGTTCAATGTAGCATCTTTCCTTTGGGTTTTCAGAAAATCAGACCCGACAACGAGCTCTTTGAGGTCCGGGACAAACCCGGCCCTGAGTTGCCAAACATGGCTCCTTCTGTCACAAACAACGCAGACCTGACTGATGCCCGCGAGATCAACTTTGAATACCTGAAGCACGTGGTGCTGAAATTCATGTCCTGTCGGGAATCTGAGGTAGAGGGCTTCTGAGTCGCCTGTGGGGTACGGAGTGCCCGGCTCATTGGTCCGAGCCTCGCGTGGCCTCCCCCAAGTccgtttctttcttcctctcccacattCCGGTTTGCCCTCCAGTGTGGGTGCCTCGTGCTTTCACCCGCTGACTGCAGCGCGCTCTGGGGGGCCTAGGGGGTCTGGCTCCcgggaggctctgggggagggggaggctgttGGGTGCTGAGTCCGGGGATTGCGCCAGGTCCCGAAGGAAAAGATGGAGGGAGAAGAACCAGTCATCGTGGTCAGACCAGAGAAAGCCCAACTTGGCCCTAAGCAAAGCTGGCGGGAGCGGACCTGGGAAGCGCTGCCATTTAGGGCCCCCGAccaccccgccctgcccccaTCAGGGCCCACGACAGCAAAACTTTCTTTGTTCCAGGCTTTTCACCTTATAAAAGCTGTGTCAGTGTTGCTGAACTTCTCACAAGAGGAGGAGAACATGCTCAAAGAAACCCTGGAGTATAAGGTAGGTCCGCGGGCTCGTAGAAACTGGAGTTTCAGCCCGGTGCTGGCGGGGGCCGCGAGCTCCCCCGAGGACGCACTCGCTTCCTGCACACACGGCCCCGCCGCGCCCTGCCGACGGGCCTGGGGCTGTCCCGGACACTGTCACTGACGTGTCTGACGTCCACAGCCCCGGTCTGGCCCAGcatccagactttaaaaaaaaatacaatattcagAAGGTACGTGCCGAAGGGATAGAACAAAAAAACATTTCAAGGCAGAATTACCTCCGGTTCCATCACCTGGTTCTGGTCAAGTCCATGTTCTCCGGCTCCCCTCGCATCCTCGGAACGGGCTCGGGGCCCGCAGACCAGTCACTGCGAGCAGCGTCTTCACCGCGAGCTCACGGCGGGCGTCACAGGGCGTCGGGGGACGCCACAGGGCTGCCTTCTTCgggcttcctctgcccctcaccccaatGCTCATCTCAAACCCTTTGTGTTTCAAACACAGATGTCGTGGTTTGGGTCCAAGCCAGCCCCCAAGGGCAGCATCCGGCCCTCCATCTCCAGCCCTCGGATACCCTGGTCCTAGATGGAGGTACCGACAGGCGGAGCGCCACGCGATGACactttttctgtgaaaagaaCACTGACACACCAGTCCGGGTGGGTTTTTAATCACTGTAACTGCAGTATTTTGTACAAGCGTCAAGATATTGTTTACAAGACTTAAGGCCGCCTTCCCGACTGACCCGAGCCTCGGAGCTGGCTGACCCAGTGTCCTTGCGCTCGCTCACCGAGCCGGAGGGTCCTGGCACGCCCCACATCTCCCCAGCGCTGCTCGCATCCCAGCCCAGCTCTGGCCGCTGCCCGTCCGCGCCGGAGCCCGCCAGTGTCCGCGTTCGCGCTTGAAGCTGCAGCGGCCGCCTCGGGCAGGGAGGAGGCCCGGTCCAGCCCGCGGAGCTGGCGCGGGGCGTGAAGGCGGCCCGCCGGAGTGGTGGTCGCGGGCCTGCCCCGCCTGCTTCTGCCGCACGCAGCAGCTCGCTGGGCTGGGCTTTCCCGGTTAGCATGTTTGGGGTCGGATGAGCTAGAAGAGGCTTTTTAACCCTTCCTCTCAAGAAAACATTATTCACCTTGTTTCCCAAACCACCCAGAGCTTTAGGCGTGCACGTCTCTAAGGTACTCTGGGGCCGGTGTGGACTCCAGCGTACGCAACTCGGACGGCATCTCACCTGACTGAGGAGAACTAGCGAATCTCTAAAAAAGATCCTTAGTACCAAATACACTCAATTGCCTTTTTAATGAATGTACTTGTCTTGGATGGGTTGCTGGTAAaccattttaaactattttttatagCTAAAGTTCTTCGCTATTATAAACATGTCTCTGTATTATAAAATCCATTTAGCTGGTGTTCTTGAAGGCAAATCAGAGCATCAAGAGGAAGCTATTTCTAGGATTGGGACGCCTCTCCCTTCTTTAATTTCACTAGCATTCTGTGGTCTCTGCTTCCCCCTGAAGCACTGGTGGTATTTCGTTTGCTTTGCTCTTAATTCCGTGTTGTAAGACGGAGCAAATGCTGCTCCCGTTGGCGGCGGTTAAGGACCATCTGCTCCGTCCAGGGGAAGCCGTCATGGTCCCCTCCGTCCTCGACCAAAACATCGCCTTGTGTGTGGAGCCAccacctctccccccaacccctgcccctgcccctgcataTTGAAACCGACACTACATTCCGATTCGGCCTCCAGACAGCCCCCCGCCGGCCACAGTGCGTGACAGCATGCCAGTGGCTCTGGCAGGGCCCCGTGAAAACTTGTTCCCTTGTTAAGGAAAGGGGAACGTGCTTGCGCTGGGTAACCCACAGTACGGACTCCCAAGAGACTGCTAATTGATTTTGACGCAAGTCTCACTGGTTAAATAAAAAACTGAGTTAATAACAGGAGCtcctaaatttattttcagctagCCAATGATGTAAAGTCACATTTCTCAAAAATGCATAGGGTTAAAATACGTAAAATATCATCTCACGGGAAAACAGGGGTTTGCCGAGTAAATGTACTACGTCTGCAGACCCAGAAGTACCCAGCAAGGGCAGCATCACCGTCCTCCCAGCTCGGCTCTCTACCACCGCTCCTGGTCTCCAGTCACCTACCTCCTCCAGTGGCTCCTCCCTGCAGATGGCTTTCCTTtgtttagaatattatttttcctttatctggTGGGGACACAAGATAGGAATTGCTTCTGTTCTGTAACTGTGGTAAGAGGTGGCTTCTCCAGCTGTTCCAGGAGTCTCCCCACGTTGGGTGGCTGAGGGCTTGCCAGTGGCTCCGAGACAGCGACAACGCAGGGGGTCCCCTGTTGACTTCGCTGTGGCCTCCCTGCCCGCAGGCCCCCTGCAGCTGTCACTCGGCCTGGACTAGCTAAGGGAGGCTTCATTCTGAGTAGGCTTTCCTCCTGCATGTCGAATCTCCTTCAGCTTTAAGAGGAAGAGTGGAGTAAATATTCCAAGTGATTCAATGCACTTTTACTTGTATAAAACGTTCTGTGATACAGTGTGTATAACCCTTTATATGAGCGTCGGAGTTGGACCGCTCTCCATGTTGTAAATAGGACTCGTACTATCTAAGACTGCTGTAGAAAATGCATTTGTGGTGTCACTTTTTGATTAAAGCTCTTTAATCGAGATGCAGCTACAGTGGCTTGCTTGATAGTCTGGTGTATCAGTATTTGACCAAGGAAATGTTAGTGCTTTGTGTCTCCTATTTAATGCTCCGAGGCAAATTTCCTGGACTACGGAACAGACCTTCCAGTCTGGTGAGCAGCGCGCTCGGAGAGCGTGGATGCTCCGTGTCCTTTCCCCTTACGTGCTCAGGTGCGTCTCCTGCATCTGGCTGTTGCTGCAAGTACAAAAAGGGGAGCGAGGGGAGACGGCTATAGAACATTTGTCTTCCAGAAAGCACTCCCACCCCGGATGTAGGTAAATATATGTGATTTAATGAAGGCAGCAGCCTAGTCCTACCTCCCAGGAATGGTGGAGGTCCTGCAGAGGAATTGGAAGGACTGTGTCACTTTGGTCAATGTCTTCTCTCCGAGAACCACATCAGTGGGGTCCCTTAGCAGAATGCAGACTACGGTTCCGTGTGCTTAGAGGCTTACAAACACATCCTGCTCTTCAAAGAAGCTGGCTGTTAGTGGTTATGGGAACAAAATGTTCCTTTTGTATCTATAGGCTGATGCTACCTGTTTCTGGcttttaatcctttaaaaaagatttgtcagCATTTCAGTAAGGGTGTTCCTGCCAGAGCCCCAGGCAGCGTCAGGAGATGGTGACCAGGCCCTTCTGGGGCACGCGCCCAAAAGATTCCACATGTAGTCACACAAACTAAAGACGTTAAAAAGCCTGGATCGATTATTTAATGTTTGGTACTTTATTAAATAAGCTTCAAAATTACATACAAATCAAAGGAGTAAAACCAATAAATAGTTGTCCGGCAAACTCTGTCCCCACAGCAGCCCGCAGCACGGAGCCCAGGCCGGAGGTTCTGCGGCGGCAAGAGGGCCGGACGCCACGCTCACTCCCCGGGACCGGCTCTGCGGGGGCACGCCCACCCCCACATCAGTTTCTCATCCATTACCATCCCATTCCGTACTCACTTTACATACATGAAACACACCGCAAAGTACATACTAATAAGCCAAGAGCTTTATTGATGCAGCAGGCACTTTACAACGAATCCAAGAGAGCCCGTCTTCTCTGGGAAGACGGGGCGTCTGTACAAACCCTCGAAGTTTTACTACTTCAAAAACACAAGCTCTCCCTTTGACCACAGCCCTTGGATCTGTCCCTGCCCAGATCGTCCCTCCCCCACGTGAAACAGGCAGAGCAGACAGGTATACCCGACCGACGCCGGCCAGCCGCTCTGGTAGACAGTTACGTCAGTTCTGTGTTACTCGTGGACAAAGGCATAGACTATCAGATCCTGCAAAGGATTTAGGAAACAGACAAGTTCTCCCTCcaccttgaaaataaaatacacttcAGCGGATGCGTGTCCTGAAATACTTTAGTTGGAAGTTCCTAAGAAGATGGTCCACTGGCAATCCCTGCTTCGTCAGCCTGTGCAGCCAAAATTCTTCTCAAGGTAACAtgagtccttttatttttttaaacagtctttCTTGCTGTAAGAACTCTTATAATGGAGCCTAGTCCTCCTACTGCTAACGCCTGTGGgggcaggaaaaggaaaggagtcaAATGAGACCTGGCTGACCCAGGGGGAGCCCGGCTTGCTAGGGGACATGGGACCCATCACAGCTGCCTCCGGAGCCCTCCTTAGAAATGCCAACAGGGCTCAGCACCAAGTCGCCTTAAAGGGACCAAAGTGCCTGGCCTCCACAACAGGCACAGCATGCCCAGCAACACGACCAAAGGCCACTGCAGCCCAGCACCGAGGCTGCCCAAGCAGCTGACCCCTCCAAACTCAACAGAGCCTCTGGGGAAGGGCATGGTGTCAGTAGTAGCCTGGCCTACGATAATGACAAGCAAGCTTCCCGTAGTTCACAAGGGGGAAGCTGGCTGGATGACATGCCTTGCTCTTGTAACGACCTGAGCAGAGGACAGGCACAGCTCTTCGTGCTTCCGGTGGCCGAAAACCCTATTCAGTGAACATCCAGGTTTCTGCCACTGCCCCCTCCGACCTGGTGAGGCCGAGGCCAGAGGAGGAAGCCCTGAGAGTCCGCTGGAGGGCTCAGCCTGCATTCCATTCCTGTGACCTGCCACCCACCACCACAAAGAAgctgcctccctcccacctggGACTCCCTGTCTGGCTCACCATGCCATGTCACCTGTCCCCAGGACATGCCTGGCACAAATCAGCAGCTAAAGCAATTAGAACTCCCAGAACCAGTGAACCCCTACCAGGTGCTGCCACGGGAGAAGCGACCAGGCGTCCTAGGTTGTTTAAGGTGTAGCCCCTTACTCTCCAACGCCTAGCACACTGTCCCGTGTTTGTCTCGGAACCTCTGGCCTCCTGACGTGAACCCTGGGGCGGGGGCCAGGCGGGCAGTGTGCTCACGTACCTTTTCGTGCCACTGGAGTAACACGGCGCTGCTGTTTTCTGTGGGCTTCTCAAAGCCTTTATAAATGTACTTCATTAGCAAGTCAATGCCGTTTCTGTCCAGCGACTGAACGGCCTGCTCAATTTCACTGCTCTTAAAGTTTGTGAGCACTTTCAGCACCACGCCCTGGGCTCGTTCctgtgaaggagagagaaagggagtcaCGCCAGGAGCCTAAGCCCAGGCACACCCACGTCCTCCCGGACAGGCACAGAAATGCCAAACCGAGTGGTCAGAACTCTTAGAAACACTGCCCCATTTCTCGTTTGTCTGGGACGGTTACGAAGTAAGTGGCTGCTAAGTTATTCCACTTCTTTGGGGGAGAGTAAGTGGTTTACGGGAGAGAAGCGTCACTGCTCCCAAGGACACCTGCAAGGCTCAGGCTCCCCAAGATCCCAACCGTGGAGACCGATTTTCTTAACAGGCCCAAGAAGAGCTGCAGCTCCCCTCTGCATTCACCGCTGTAAGAGGGGGCCGTTTCCCTCCACCTGAGAGGTGCAGCCGTGGCTTACGTCAAGATGCTGTCACAAGACAGCAAAACCCCCCTTCAGAGAGCCCCCTTTCCCTGGAGTAAACTTTCAACAGCTTCTAAACAGCCATGATGTGATACAGCGTGACCGTATCTTCTCACCTTGTTTTGAAAAGGCAGGAAATCATAAGAGCACTAAAAGTCCTTACGCAAGTAAAGCCTATTCGATAACCTTGAAAGCAGAACCACTGCTAAGTCCCACAGGGCAAGCTAATTTGTAGTTTTGCTAGGCAGCAAGGGCTGGGTCGACTTCTCGCCCCATGAAGCCCTGGGGAGGCGCGACTGTCTCTTTGGGGAGCTTTTGCTATAAACGCAGACAGGCCTGTCGGCAGGAGTGCCGGAGGCTGCCATGGAAGCACTGCCCAGCGCCAACTCACTCCCTCAGGAGAGCCTCGCTGAGGCGGACGCGCAGCAGATGCCGTGCGGAGCCCCACGGAGCGCTCACTCAGCTGGGGACACAGACCGTCACGGTCACGGCCCCGGGCCCGGCGGCACCCCGCAAAGCCGCAGCTGCACCCCCTTTACCTTCACGGCCTGATTCTTGGTGTTGACGGGAGAGTTCCGCAAGGCGGCGTGGAAGGCCCGAAGCATGTCCCCTGTGCATCAACACCGGTTAAGGACGGTTCGGCTCAAGCATGCCCACGCTTTTCTTAACAAACTCATTTCAAAAACAGCTTGAGAGAGAGGAATCAAACAACATCCATATGCCCCCTCCCCGCGCCCCACTGCAGGTGTCGGGTGTGGCCCGAGCCCAGCCAGAGAGCAGCCTGTAGCTCCCCAGAGCCACACCAAGAGCAGAAGGCCCCTCTACTGTGCAAGGCCCCTCCTTCTGCCGCCCCCAAACCGCATTTGGacactccttccctcccaccctagAAAGCAGGAGCAGAGCTAGTGCCCTCTCGAGGTGACCCGCGATAGAGGCTGACCGAGCCCACCGGCAGCTGCTCGGTCCTGGGCACCGGGTCTGCCCTGGGGCGCCTCACCACGCTGAAGCGAGGCCGGCCCTCCCACCTGTGTGTTCTCAAAAGGGAAGGACGAAGGCACAAGTGGAGATCCCCTAACGCTTACTCCACAGTTTTATCGATGCCACTGCTAACGAAATTAAGATGTCCTAAAACTGCTCTCTTTCAAGACCCCCCTGGGTCTGTAGCGTCCCAACTACTACTAGAAGGGAGATTTATTCATCTAAAAGTTTCTCCCCAAAATACGAGCCAATCCGCCCCACTTCCCTCAACCTCAGTTGCGGTCCTGACACATTCTTTCCTGAGGTCTGAATGCACAGCACTGACAAGAAAATGACAATCTGGGTTAGGTCCCCAAAGGTGACACCTATTTTAAACTGAATTACATCAGCCAactttcatttcctcatctgaaacaCTGGCTTCAGCCAAAAAGCTTCAAAAATAGAACAAGGGATGGCTTCTGCCCAATCAGGTCTCTACTCCTGGTTGTGCAGCGATACCTACGTGTGAACGGAGCCTCCGGAGCAAAGCCcggtcccttcctccctcctgcgtGCGGGGTGTGCGGGCTCCATCCTGACCGTGCTGGGCCCACACCACCCAAGGGCCACACCTGCtgagctccccaccccctgccggtTGCGATCCACCTTCTACAATGGAGAGGCAGCCCACCCCCCCGTCGCTGCTGGCTGTGGAACTCCTTCTCCTCGGCCATGCAAGGGCCAGTCTGGTATCAGCCACTAGATAACTTCTACCTTGGCACTGTTTTCGGATTTGGCATCCCAGAGCAATACACTGAGTCTCAGCAGCCTGGAAGGAAACGGAGGCTGGCCCTCCCCTCGAACCAGCATGGCTGGCAAACAGAATCATTCGAGGGATGGATGGGGGAGAGCAGGGTCCCTAGTCCACGGGGGCAGAAGGTCACTGCTTTAGTTACCTCGGTAGTGCCAGTCTACCAAGCATTCGCCATGGGTGTTGATGGATACAGGCCCTTTCGCAGCGGGGTGAGAACCGGGGAGCAGGGAGTACACAGCAGATATCCGGCTGGGCCCCGGGTTCAGCTTACAGAACATGCTGTGGAGGCTGGGGACCGCTGCCCCTCATCTCTAGGTCGGGGCTTCTCAACCACAGCGCTTTTCACATTTCAGACCACACGGCCGGTGTGAAATCTGTCCTGTGTGCTCACTGGCCTCTGCCCACTAGATCCCAGCAGCGTCCCCCAAGTCAGGACAataaaaatgtctccaaacaGTGCCAGATTTCTtcagggggaggagagagtgcAAAATTATTCAAAACCACTGCTTTGGACACATCCCTGTTCCTGAGACCGGAAGGTTCTTcagtgaggaagaaaaggaacGGATATTTAAACTCCCTACAAGGTCTCAGCTCCTGTGCCAGGTGCTTTCACATGTCATCTCAATACTGCTACCAACACTCCGGGACAAGAATCATTATTCTCATTTGAAAGGCAAtgaatctgaggctcagagaaggaaaatgacttCCCCAATGTCAAAAAGGTAAGCTGTTCGCTGGCGTTCAAATCCAAGTGCGCCCAACTCCAAAGCTAAACTCTCTACCAAATCCCCTACTGTCTTTCTACCCAAAGACCCAAACTACGGTCCAGGACACTTGCTGCGTGCCCAGCACTGTGAAGCCTCTGCAAGGCTGCTGTGATGCTCCCACGGAACCTGTAAGGGCAGCCTTGTTCCCCCCCTGTTCACAGGAGAGGAtgctgaggttcagacagggtaTGAGGTCACGCAACTATAGCACAACAGAGTTAGGACTGCACGGATACATGGCCCATGTTCTAGTTCAACGGAGTGATTTCCTACCATGACTCAATTCCCTATACCACAGTAAGACAGGCCTCCTCCTCCCTACCGACCCCACTCCAATTAATCAATCTCTATCCCTAATCCTCTGGCCTCCGTTCTAAGCTCCTAGCAGCCTACTCTATAGTTTAAATTCAGTGATCTAATGTAAGTCCAAtccctggcacatggtagggaCTCAGAAAATACCaggtccttcctcctccctccctgggctccaCCTGTGCCAGGATTTCAGTTCTCGCTGCTCACCTCCCTTTCCCCAATCCCGAGGTAGACAGTCTAGGGTAACAAGGTTTCTGACACTGTCACAAGTGGAGAAACGGCCACCAACTCGATGTGCTAAACCTCCAATTAGCCTCAAGGAACCTGTCATTAGTCAGGGGGCGTGCCAAGAGATGACCTTCAACAAGTATCTGTAGCACCAGGACCAAGACAGCAGATAAGCAGACTCTGTTCTCCCCATCTGGGGATGGTCCTGGCCACAGACCCACCCCTGGAGCCTTTTTGGTACTGCTTGCCCATAAGCCACGTCCTGCACCAGACTGCAGAATCAATCTTTCCTCGTGAGGATCCTTCTCATGACCCCATTTCATCAATGGGGTAAGCAGGGTGATCCTGATGGGGCAGGTACAAGGCTGAATCCCCACCTTTGAAAGCACATTCCTGTTCAAACAAAGTCTGGTTTTATTTCAAAGGCGCACTGGAGGAACCCCGCAGGACTCCTCCCTAAGGTAGTCCATGGGCCTGCCTTCCCAAGGTGAGTCAACTGATTAAACACCCAGAACCTGATTTATATACAGCATGAGCCTCCAACCCTGCCCTGGCAagtgcgggggaggggcaggcactTCCTGTAACACCATTTGAACAGAGAAAAATCCTTCCTGTGAGAATAAGTTAGTTTCCTGTACTCAGACTGCTAAGGGACCAAGCAGGCTGTGACAACCACCTCTATTTTTAATCCTGTTTTCTAGACGCCTGCCTTCTGCGGCCACAAGAATAGTCATTTCCAGTCATGAGGTTCTACTTTTACATTTCACTTGGTGCTGTCTGGATTTTCTTAGCTCCCAACTACTAGTTTTTCCCTGCTTCCCGCACAAGAAGGCTATTTTGGGGAGGAAGCCAAAACTGACTTCTTGAACGTGGCTGAGACCATCAAGGTCCACAGCCCAGGGTGTTCACAGGAAACCGGGAACAGATGAAAAAGAGTGGCATTAAGCGGGAGGGTCAGACTCCTTCTGGGGTGGGAGGTGCACAGTCTCTCACCTCAGGGCTGGACTAAGGCTCCAGCCTTCTCTCCCCCTTGGTTCCTTTCTACCCCTCAGCCATCCACCCACCGACCTTCATGTGGTGCTGCAAGCCCGCCCAAGAGGACTGTGCCCGGGAGCCGTCTAGGCCGCTCAATTACTCAGCGGGGCTCACCCCGGCCTCTCCCGCCCATCTAGCTCGAGAATGGCCCCATTTCctggaagggagggatggagtgAAGGGGAGCCAAACGCACAGTCCGAGGGGATGAGGAGACAGGGGGGGATAAAAGAGGGCAGGCCTCGCGGTAGAGTGAGGAACCTGCGGGGCTGCAAGGGTGTCGGGCGTGCTTCTGGGGCTGGTGAGCCGGCGGGTCCAACAGGGACTAGGCGCCGCGCTGAGGGAGGATCCGTGGGCCGGAGCCCGGGACAAGGGGAGCCCGGGACAAGGGGAGTGGGAAGACCGGGTGAGAGGGAAGGGGGGATACCCGCAGTAAGGGAACCTGGCCCGAGGGGAACCGGATGGGAAGGGACTTGGGAGACGGACCTCAGGGGCCCCGGGGTGAGAGGAGTACGGAGACCGGCCtgaggggcgcccgggccgccgcgCTGGGTAAGGATATTGCCGCAGAAGGCCGTCCACCTCGCTAGGGTCCGGGCCTGGctcgcccgccgccgccgccgcctcctcctgcTCGTCCACGAATTTGTTCTCGTCAAACTCGTCGATGTCCACCCGACGGAAGCGCGAGGACAGCGTGTTCCGGGCCATGGCGGGGACTCGGCGCCCGCTCAGCCGGCTCCGCTCCGGGTCCGACCTCGGCTCTACCCAGCTCGGCACCGGCTCAGGCTCGGGGGCGGGAAGCGGCCGCCGGcgcctcctccacctcctccgcGCGCAGACGCCGCCGCCCGCCCACTTCCGGGCTACGCCGGAACCGGAAGTGTCTGTGGGCGGGAGGGCGGGGCCTGGGGGAGTGGCTGGAAGCGCTGGAGAATCCGCCTGTTAATCAACCTGTCCTCTCCGACCCTCGTCTCTGGGGCACCTCATTCTTGCGGTCTGAGGAGCGGGCACTCTGTCCCCGCGCAGGCCGAGCATCGTGGACATCATAACTGCGCTCGGCTTCCCTCCTGAATCCGAGGAGCTCCTGGTACTGGAAGGGGCCTGCGCGGACACAGCCGCGGACCCGGGGGGTCATCATTGCCCAGATTGAGGGTGCACGGGGCCCCAGGAGAAGACTCCCGGCTCTGCTTGTCAAGTGCTGGGCAGACTTCTTTGAGAAAATAATCTTCGAGCTGAAGCCTGAGTAGTTCTTACAGCTCCAGGAATGACGGGGTGTGGGTCCCTAATTCTCGGATCTTAGGAAACTTGAACGCCACCAC
Above is a window of Meles meles chromosome 11, mMelMel3.1 paternal haplotype, whole genome shotgun sequence DNA encoding:
- the ARPC5L gene encoding actin-related protein 2/3 complex subunit 5-like protein; this translates as MARNTLSSRFRRVDIDEFDENKFVDEQEEAAAAAGEPGPDPSEVDGLLRQGDMLRAFHAALRNSPVNTKNQAVKERAQGVVLKVLTNFKSSEIEQAVQSLDRNGIDLLMKYIYKGFEKPTENSSAVLLQWHEKALAVGGLGSIIRVLTARKTV